A segment of the Rattus rattus isolate New Zealand chromosome 4, Rrattus_CSIRO_v1, whole genome shotgun sequence genome:
GACAGCTAACAAGGCTTCCCAGAACAGGACCAGAGCACTGCAGAGCCACAGCTCACCAGAATGCAAGGAGGAGCCTGAGCCCCTCTCCCCTGAGCTAGAATACATTCCCAGAAAGAGGGGCAAGAACCCCATGAAAGCTGTGGGACTAGCCTGGTGAGTTTTAACTGCCCCTTTGCCTACCAGTGGGGAGTGTACTGAAAGGTGTTGGAACCTAGAAACTTCTCCAAGTTGCAAGGGCAGAGCTGAATCCAAGGGAAGGAAATTGCTGGATTCAAGGGATGGAATCTCAGAAGAATGGGCTGAGGTGAGGGTGGAATAATATGTAAAATTGGGGGACAGTGGCTTTTCTTTGGAGCAAATTGAGCCGATCTGATTTGGAGTCATTGGATTCATCCTTCCCTTTGGGAGCAGGGGTAACATTCCAATCCCAGTAATTAAAATAGTGTCAGATTGTGTTGTATAGAAGCTAGAATCGTTTCTGTGAGTTCTGTGGTTCTGATTCTGGTTTTAATACATATTACTGATTATCAATCACTaaagtaaaagaaagggaaattaaCATTTTTTCCAGCAAATGTCTGAGGTATGACAGTACTGTGCCATATAATGTTTTAAGCTTTCTGAGGTAAACATTGCACTTCCATCTTGCCAAGCAGGGAACTGAGGCTCCCAGCTGCAATTGTCACCAGCTCTTGTGGCTTCCTGTTCTTTGGCGCTTGCCAAGGCCCTCTTTTAGTAGTAGTTACTCTGCTTGAGAGTTGGTTGACGTACCTTAGTGGTTGTGCACATGCTTAACATCTTTGAAGCCCTAAGTTCGATTTGCAGCACCGTAAAGAAAAATAGAGGGGTCTGGCAAGGGACACAAGACAGTATATGCAGAGAGGTCCTTTGCTAACTCAGAGCAAGCCTGGGCTGCTTAGGCTATCACACAGAAGCATTCAGCACAAGAGGCTCATATCAGCCATAAGAGGACAGATGAAGAGGTAGGTAGGACCACAGTGGGCTTTTAGTGCCCTGCCTTAGGAGTTTGGAGTTGGCCAGGATATAATAGAGAACTATTATGGTTGTCCaaagcaggcagcaggaggaggctctgattTGTGGGTTCCCTCCAGCACTCAGCACAAAGGACAGGTAGATGTAATATGCCTCACCACGGCATTTGTACAAGTGGCAAAGCTGGACTAATTCTTCTAGCACCTCTGGCTCAGTCCCAGTCCCTGCCCAAACCCAGTGCACATCTCCCCATCCCTAGGGCCATCGGCTTCCCCTGTGGTATCCTCTTCTTCGTCCTCACCAAGCAGGAAGTGGACAAGGACCGCTTGAAGCAGATGAAGGCTCGTCAGAACATGCGGGTGTCCAACACGGGCGAGTATGAGAGCCAGAGGTTCAGGGCTTCACCCCAACAAGCCCAGTTCCCTGAAGTTGGGTCTGGAGTACAGACCTGAGTAAGGATCATTGCAACCTTGTGCTAGACTTTATTGACTGTTGTGTAGCCAACTGTGTTCATTGCTCCTGAGGCCCACCAGAGGGCGCATGATGCCCAAGCCGCTGCCAGCACCCACCTCTTCTTCCACATGGTAGGAGTCAAATGCAAATAAAGTTATTAAGTCCTGGCGTGGAAGGGAAGCAAGGCTGAATTTGTAAGCCCCGGGGAGGGGAAGGACAAAGTGGAACTAGCTGCTCATCCCTGTTCCCTCACAGAAGACTTGTCTTCCCAGGAAGGTGGAGTAACCACAGCAAACCTAGGAACAGGCTCTGGAGACCCACGTCTTAAGAGTCACTGGTTAGGAGGGTAGCTAGCCATCCAGCTTAAAATTAGTTAAAAGTAGTCAGGCATAGACATCTTTtatctcaggaaacagaggcatgtggatctctgggtttgaggccagggttccaagacagccagagcaaAATAATAAAGAGGCCTTACCTCAAAAATCAAATGTAGCACTCAGggtgtggaagaaaaaaaatttttaaaaagtgcatctAATTATGtcagcctctctgggcctcctctGTAAGAGAAACTAGTTTCCAAGAGATTCTAAACCCACGGTCCAGCCCCTTTCCTGTCTGGGGAAAAAATGATAAAGACAGAGCTTCATGGGCAAGTTAGAGCTAGGGAGCTTTTACAGAGGCCTCATGACGTTGAAGTGGTCCAGCAGTGGTCAAGAACCCTCTCTGGATCCAGTACTGCAGGTGTGAGCTCCTTTCCCTAGCCAACTTTTGTCATTTTAGTAGCCTGTCTCAGCCATCACCAAGAACTGGTCCAAGAAAATCTGCTTGGTCCACAGAATGTTTTCCAGCCTGAGATCAGAGGAAGTGACACTTGGCCAAAGCCACCACCTTACAGTTAGGAAAGCCACAGATACTCAGGGTCTTCCTGCCAAACATAGAACTTTATTGTATTTCTAGTTGCGTCCCTTTGTGATAGATTCAGAATCAAGTACTGGACAGAATAGCTCTGAACTATGTCCTTGGGCTAATAAGGTTTCTACCCCACCTGATAAACTGGCTTCTATCCCCACCATGGTGCCAGTTGGAGGCACTTGGATTACAGAGAAACAGCGGCTGGCTTGAAGAGGGGTTTTAGTCTAAAATCTCCCAGTAGGAACACAGAACAGATTGAACTTGTGTTAGGGAGGAAGGTTGCTACATACCAGAGTACATTTCAGTTTCTCAAACCAGAGGGGCACCCAAGGCACTTTCCCTGTCCCCACTCATCCCACAATCCACCTTACTTGCTGACCTCCACCTCTGTGTGTCAAAGCAAAGTAGGAGGTCCCTCtaggtcagattttttttttccttttcttttttcagagctggggaccaaacccagggccttgtgctcgctaggcaagtgctctaccactgagccaaatccccaacccttctagGTCAGATTTTAAAAGCCTCAGAAGGCCTCAAGCACTTTGGACCTGGATGGTAGCCAAGATGGGTGCCAGTCAGGGGGACACCATTCTGTGCTACCCTCCCCCCATACTGAATGAACTTTGCTCACTGTCTTTTCCCCTAGCCCAGATAAATAATGGATACATGTTACTGGAAGATGGGGTTGGAACAGAGAGACCCCAGGGCACAGATCTCTTCTAGCTTCTAAAGCTAAGAGATGCCAAGCCGAAAGAGTTCAGACAGCATAAGTGGCCTATGAACACTGGAGCTAGAGGTGAAGCATCTGGCTTTATTGGATCCAGGAGGGAAACAGCTCCAGCTCCTAGCCTAGAACCCTGTGGCCGAGGTGGGAGAGGACCCTCTTCACCTCAGAGCTCCTGTGTTCACCGGCTCCCTactccccctccacacacacacacacatgaaaagttTGGTGCATACTCATTGTGggtgaagggaaggagaaacacCTTCAGTCTAGTTCTTATCAAGCCCACCAAGGGCAAGAGGTGccagtaaccccagcactcatggCTCTCACAGAACACAGCCA
Coding sequences within it:
- the Pnkd gene encoding probable hydrolase PNKD isoform X3 encodes the protein MAAVVAATALKGRGARNARVLRGILSGATANKASQNRTRALQSHSSPECKEEPEPLSPELEYIPRKRGKNPMKAVGLAWAIGFPCGILFFVLTKQEVDKDRLKQMKARQNMRVSNTGEYESQRFRASPQQAQFPEVGSGVQT